In Kordiimonas pumila, a single genomic region encodes these proteins:
- a CDS encoding serine hydrolase, translated as MKRFYMVITACITACLLAVIPLVAEDAGAPFKKVQDIIEHEAADKGLPMLSIVLVDENGIVWSGGVGADAKNPSLQADNDTTYRIGSVSKLFTDIAVMHYVEKGLLDLDVPVTTYLPDFKPHNPYGTPITLRMLMSHSSGLVRETPVGSYFDPEAPSLAETVQSLNGTTLVYAPKTKVQYSNAGIAVVGRVLEKVAGKPFAEVLETNLLQPLGMKDSAFVPSAHVRKSLPEAYMINYQGTRSIAPTFELGIAPAGCMYATMGDLALFMKALIDKGQGVNGRFIEEDTLDQMWSPQGDVKSARDRSFGIGFMLSELDGEKSVSHGGAIYGFATQMKVLPNKKIGVAISTNMDMANGIVNRIADYALRALMAQKEGKPLPVYTYTKPVSDDMVAKVAGLYKNQDESIRIYRLFKDLYIERVNDLSLRLRATDNHAIVIDDMVAYSEDIRFTDASVTVFGKDYAAAEDVKPAPVKPEWVQYLGEYGWDHNVLYISERDGKLHALIEWATDYPLTDLGNGTFKFPPHGLYPNEEITFKKNSEDKVYTASLNGISFERREVGGIDGHVFKIDPVKPIAELRKEALAASPPHEDGTFKQSDLVDVTAYSDNIKLDIRYASNDNFLGTPVYSSARAFMQRPAAEALGRAAKRLKKQGYGLLIHDAYRPWYVTKIFWDATPMSGKDFVADPSQGSRHNRGSAVDLTLYDLKTGEPIKMVGLYDEMSERSFPYYPGGTSLQRWHRNVLKTAMEAEDFTVYEYEWWHFDFDDWRSYAVQNAIFENIKPAH; from the coding sequence ATGAAACGCTTTTATATGGTTATCACCGCATGTATCACTGCCTGCTTGCTGGCAGTGATACCTCTTGTTGCAGAAGATGCGGGTGCACCTTTTAAAAAGGTACAGGATATTATTGAGCATGAAGCAGCAGATAAAGGCTTGCCAATGCTGTCTATTGTGCTTGTTGACGAAAACGGCATTGTTTGGTCGGGCGGTGTAGGTGCTGATGCAAAGAACCCAAGCCTACAGGCTGATAATGATACTACGTACCGCATTGGATCAGTTTCAAAACTATTCACTGACATTGCCGTTATGCATTATGTTGAGAAAGGCCTGCTGGACCTTGATGTTCCTGTAACAACATATTTGCCAGACTTTAAACCCCATAACCCTTACGGCACCCCTATTACGCTGCGTATGCTGATGAGCCATTCATCAGGTCTGGTGCGGGAAACGCCTGTTGGTAGTTATTTTGACCCTGAAGCGCCGTCCTTAGCTGAAACTGTTCAAAGCCTGAACGGTACAACACTGGTATATGCACCAAAGACAAAGGTGCAATATTCAAATGCAGGCATTGCTGTTGTGGGCCGAGTTCTGGAAAAGGTTGCAGGCAAGCCATTTGCAGAGGTTCTGGAGACTAATCTTCTACAACCTCTTGGTATGAAAGACAGTGCCTTTGTGCCGTCTGCTCATGTTCGGAAAAGTCTCCCTGAAGCTTATATGATAAATTATCAGGGTACTCGTTCTATTGCTCCAACATTTGAGCTGGGTATCGCACCTGCTGGCTGCATGTATGCGACAATGGGTGATCTGGCCCTGTTCATGAAAGCGCTTATAGATAAGGGGCAGGGCGTAAATGGCCGTTTTATTGAAGAAGATACGCTTGATCAAATGTGGTCCCCGCAAGGAGATGTGAAAAGCGCCCGTGATCGTTCGTTTGGTATCGGTTTTATGCTGAGTGAACTGGACGGAGAAAAGTCTGTCTCGCACGGCGGTGCTATTTATGGTTTTGCGACGCAAATGAAAGTGTTGCCGAACAAAAAGATCGGTGTAGCCATTTCAACCAATATGGATATGGCAAACGGCATTGTTAACAGGATTGCGGATTATGCCCTCAGGGCGCTTATGGCCCAAAAAGAAGGCAAGCCGTTACCTGTTTATACATATACAAAGCCTGTTTCTGATGACATGGTTGCCAAAGTGGCAGGGCTTTATAAAAACCAGGATGAAAGCATTAGAATATACCGCCTGTTTAAAGACCTTTATATAGAGCGCGTTAATGACCTGTCACTGAGGCTTCGAGCAACAGACAACCATGCTATCGTTATTGATGATATGGTCGCTTACAGTGAAGATATTCGCTTTACGGATGCTAGCGTTACTGTCTTTGGCAAAGACTATGCTGCTGCAGAAGATGTTAAGCCCGCTCCTGTTAAGCCGGAATGGGTACAGTATCTTGGGGAGTATGGCTGGGACCATAATGTTTTGTATATCAGCGAAAGAGACGGCAAGCTGCATGCCCTTATTGAATGGGCGACTGATTATCCGCTTACCGATTTGGGGAATGGCACTTTTAAGTTTCCTCCACATGGCCTGTACCCAAATGAAGAAATAACCTTTAAAAAGAACAGTGAGGATAAAGTCTATACGGCTAGCCTTAATGGTATTTCTTTTGAAAGAAGAGAGGTTGGCGGTATTGATGGCCATGTCTTCAAGATTGACCCGGTGAAGCCTATTGCAGAATTGAGGAAAGAAGCACTTGCTGCCAGCCCGCCTCATGAAGACGGCACCTTTAAGCAGTCTGACCTAGTGGATGTGACAGCTTACAGCGACAATATTAAACTTGATATCCGCTATGCATCGAATGATAACTTCCTTGGTACACCAGTTTATTCGTCTGCTCGGGCCTTTATGCAGCGCCCTGCCGCAGAGGCACTTGGCCGGGCGGCAAAAAGGCTGAAAAAACAAGGATACGGCCTGCTTATTCATGATGCTTATAGGCCTTGGTACGTCACCAAAATTTTCTGGGATGCGACACCTATGTCTGGCAAAGACTTTGTAGCAGACCCATCGCAGGGGTCACGCCACAATAGGGGCTCCGCAGTTGATCTGACACTTTATGATCTGAAAACAGGGGAGCCTATTAAAATGGTTGGTCTGTATGATGAAATGTCTGAGCGTTCATTCCCCTACTATCCGGGGGGGACATCGCTGCAACGTTGGCACCGTAACGTGTTGAAAACGGCAATGGAAGCTGAAGACTTTACCGTTTACGAGTATGAATGGTGGCACTTTGATTTTGATGATTGGCGTTCCTACGCGGTGCAGAATGCTATTTTTGAAAATATAAAACCTGCACATTAA
- a CDS encoding TonB-dependent receptor, whose amino-acid sequence MKITNKKIQKSLRSGCGYVALLTASAAIAPASTAADTSDFSFEEIVVTAQKRNESLQDVPISVQVVGAAAIAQQNLTSVVTLAELYPSIHVAGSGRSSTYYMRGTGSGESQSFDQSVGTFVDNIYHGRSRNSAATFLDLDHVEILKGPQSTFFGNSAIAGAFNIVTKKPSHETEGWARGLIGPGGSNGGNYALEGAVNTPVTDELALRFAGTLNGQKGYLKNVNTDDRSPNEDNYAFRATALYEPSEDLEIILKGEFGKSVNKGGLILRQEDCPPPEPYTAAGFCALNLSEGVPIGLDTKEYVANEGNEIRLKTYEGVLTINYQMGDHTLTSTTGYGGYKYNLDLDDDGTTQHLLNVQAPEEYKQFSQEFRIASPVGETFEYMAGVYYQHYTLDIEQSLSYFFLTGPFSGIAPLAPYLPLGQRVNAYQTEDIYSAFGSFTWNVTDRLKLIGGIRGSIVKKDFDWALIYGTATENYGGVERFPADVEAIAGSLGLGNVGVINLDRKDDALLPSAKLQYQLNDGVMTYISYSRGFKSGGFSVADTSADPVNYPFNPEFVDAYELGIKGEFLDNTVSMNLALFWNDFSDLQVSIQGTNSNGGLINIVRNAAASRSKGVELEMQWLVSSSFKVAANATYLDSTYRSYPNAAPTYAQQYEGETVQDLSGRPTLYSPKWSGNVAATYTYDVSEDYTMTAEVIGIFSSSYFTYSTDDEQSIQDSYGRMDARLSLDIADSGWGFDIIGKNLFDKTVINFSGYQPTSFGSLFQGQEPPRQIMFQARYQF is encoded by the coding sequence ATGAAAATAACAAATAAAAAGATTCAAAAAAGCTTACGCAGTGGTTGTGGTTATGTGGCGCTCTTAACTGCTTCAGCCGCTATTGCACCGGCAAGTACGGCTGCAGACACGAGCGATTTTTCGTTTGAAGAGATTGTGGTGACGGCGCAGAAACGGAATGAAAGCCTGCAAGATGTGCCAATATCAGTGCAGGTTGTGGGAGCTGCTGCTATTGCCCAGCAAAACCTGACATCTGTTGTAACGCTCGCTGAATTGTACCCGTCTATCCATGTTGCTGGTAGTGGTCGCTCCAGTACCTATTATATGCGCGGTACGGGGTCTGGTGAAAGCCAGTCATTTGATCAATCTGTCGGTACATTTGTTGATAATATCTACCATGGCCGCTCACGTAATTCGGCGGCAACGTTCCTTGATCTTGACCATGTAGAGATTTTGAAAGGCCCACAAAGTACCTTTTTTGGTAACAGCGCTATCGCGGGTGCTTTTAATATTGTTACTAAAAAACCAAGCCACGAAACGGAAGGCTGGGCCCGCGGCCTTATTGGTCCTGGTGGCTCAAACGGCGGCAACTATGCCTTAGAGGGCGCGGTGAACACACCGGTTACAGATGAACTAGCACTGCGTTTTGCAGGCACACTTAATGGCCAAAAGGGCTATTTGAAAAACGTTAATACAGATGACCGCTCACCTAATGAAGATAACTATGCTTTCCGTGCTACGGCGCTTTATGAACCATCGGAAGATCTTGAGATCATTCTAAAAGGCGAATTTGGTAAAAGCGTAAATAAAGGCGGCTTGATCCTGCGCCAAGAAGATTGCCCGCCGCCAGAGCCTTATACAGCAGCAGGCTTTTGTGCCTTGAACCTTTCTGAAGGTGTGCCAATTGGTCTGGACACAAAAGAGTATGTCGCAAACGAAGGTAACGAAATCCGCCTCAAAACATATGAAGGTGTTCTGACCATTAACTACCAGATGGGGGATCATACTCTTACATCTACAACAGGTTACGGCGGTTATAAATATAACCTTGATCTGGATGATGATGGCACAACACAGCACTTGTTAAATGTTCAAGCGCCAGAGGAATACAAACAGTTCAGTCAGGAATTCAGGATTGCATCGCCTGTCGGTGAAACGTTTGAATATATGGCCGGTGTTTACTACCAGCACTATACGCTCGATATTGAGCAATCACTGAGCTATTTCTTCTTGACAGGCCCGTTCTCCGGCATTGCGCCCTTAGCCCCTTATCTGCCACTTGGCCAGCGTGTAAACGCATACCAAACCGAAGATATTTACTCAGCCTTTGGGTCTTTCACTTGGAATGTGACTGACAGGTTGAAACTTATTGGCGGTATTCGCGGCAGTATCGTGAAGAAAGATTTTGACTGGGCACTAATTTACGGCACCGCAACTGAGAATTACGGCGGCGTTGAACGGTTCCCTGCTGATGTTGAAGCTATAGCAGGTTCGCTTGGGCTTGGTAATGTTGGCGTTATTAATCTTGACCGCAAGGACGATGCCCTGTTGCCATCCGCCAAACTGCAATATCAGTTGAACGATGGTGTGATGACATACATTTCCTATTCGCGCGGCTTCAAGTCTGGCGGCTTCAGTGTTGCTGATACATCTGCAGACCCGGTTAACTATCCGTTTAACCCAGAATTTGTTGATGCTTACGAACTGGGTATCAAGGGTGAGTTTCTGGATAACACTGTCAGCATGAATCTTGCTTTGTTCTGGAACGACTTTTCTGATCTGCAGGTTTCTATTCAGGGTACTAATAGCAACGGTGGCCTCATTAATATCGTTCGCAACGCAGCTGCTTCGCGTTCAAAAGGTGTGGAACTGGAGATGCAATGGCTTGTGTCATCTAGCTTCAAGGTTGCAGCTAATGCCACCTATCTGGATTCAACATACCGTAGCTATCCTAATGCTGCACCAACCTATGCGCAGCAATATGAGGGTGAAACTGTACAGGATTTAAGTGGTCGTCCCACGCTCTATTCACCGAAGTGGAGCGGTAATGTTGCTGCAACCTATACGTATGATGTGTCAGAAGATTATACGATGACAGCCGAGGTGATTGGTATTTTCTCTAGCAGTTATTTTACCTACTCTACAGATGATGAACAATCCATTCAGGATAGCTATGGCCGTATGGATGCGCGCCTGTCGCTTGATATTGCGGACAGTGGCTGGGGCTTTGATATCATTGGTAAAAACCTGTTTGATAAAACCGTGATTAATTTCTCTGGGTATCAACCAACCTCTTTTGGTAGTCTCTTTCAGGGGCAGGAACCACCACGCCAGATTATGTTCCAGGCGCGGTATCAATTCTAG